Proteins from a single region of Deinococcus aquaedulcis:
- the tatC gene encoding twin-arginine translocase subunit TatC, whose protein sequence is MSHGTDPQGGLASAPLFDHLDELRKRIVISLVFLALGLVVAFQFRVQLIELLREPLTYSKQYAAGNVKLVTLQLTEQLMLSLNISFWAGLALALPFILGQVWAFIAPGLYAHERRWALPFILGAGLSFLGGVLFAYKLVLPTMVPFLADFMAGAVEGNFSLGNYIGIITTFLIAFGLSFEMPILAVILTRIGIVNHVMLRKGWRIALVAIMVAAAIITPTPDPTNMLLVAVPLYVLYELGVILSRAFRLPPPEESPALGL, encoded by the coding sequence ATGTCCCACGGCACCGATCCCCAGGGCGGGCTGGCCAGCGCCCCGCTGTTTGACCACCTGGACGAACTCAGAAAGCGCATTGTCATCAGCCTCGTGTTCCTGGCGCTGGGGCTGGTGGTGGCGTTTCAGTTCCGGGTGCAGCTCATAGAACTGCTCCGGGAGCCGCTGACCTATTCCAAGCAGTACGCGGCGGGCAACGTTAAGCTGGTGACCCTGCAACTCACCGAACAGCTCATGCTCAGCCTGAATATTTCGTTCTGGGCCGGGTTGGCGCTGGCCCTGCCGTTCATCCTGGGGCAGGTGTGGGCCTTTATTGCGCCTGGTCTGTATGCCCACGAACGTCGCTGGGCGCTGCCGTTCATCCTGGGCGCGGGCCTGTCGTTCCTGGGCGGCGTGCTGTTCGCGTACAAACTGGTGCTGCCCACCATGGTGCCGTTTCTGGCCGACTTTATGGCCGGGGCGGTCGAGGGCAACTTCAGCCTGGGCAATTACATCGGCATCATCACGACCTTTCTGATCGCCTTTGGGCTGTCGTTCGAAATGCCCATCCTGGCGGTCATCCTGACCCGGATTGGCATTGTGAATCACGTCATGCTGCGCAAGGGCTGGCGCATTGCGCTCGTGGCGATCATGGTGGCCGCCGCCATTATTACCCCCACCCCGGACCCCACGAACATGCTGCTGGTGGCCGTTCCCTTGTACGTGCTTTACGAGCTGGGCGTGATTCTGTCGCGGGCCTTCCGCCTGCCGCCGCCCGAAGAAAGCCCGGCGCTGGGCCTGTAA
- a CDS encoding prolipoprotein diacylglyceryl transferase: MDPVFLQIGNFTIAWYGVLITLGIVAGVWVGTKMARERGLNVDLFNDMILWMIVWGLVGARLVFVLTSWQQFENTPFPRVLLDIVNLRQGGISIHGGLIGGILVMLYYARRKGMDFYRYADLCVPGVAFGIIGGRIGNIMNGTDTVGRVTGWPIGFRWPDSARAFHDGMCVRNPNPDMDLSQYCQRIGDQLVMTAPVHFAQLYGVIIGIILSVAAYFWLRSRIPGWAFWQFWLWYSILRAGWEETFRLNPLSPRAYLNQGLDAPGIGFFTDTHLISIPLILVSIWMLLRLRKKGAPAPVPAPSPEARSA; encoded by the coding sequence ATGGATCCGGTGTTCTTGCAGATTGGCAATTTCACGATTGCCTGGTACGGCGTGCTGATCACGCTGGGAATTGTGGCGGGCGTGTGGGTGGGCACGAAAATGGCGCGCGAACGCGGCCTGAACGTGGACCTGTTCAACGACATGATTCTGTGGATGATCGTCTGGGGGCTGGTGGGCGCCCGGCTGGTGTTCGTGCTGACCTCCTGGCAGCAGTTCGAGAACACGCCCTTCCCCCGGGTGCTGCTGGACATCGTCAACCTGCGCCAGGGCGGAATTTCCATTCACGGCGGGCTTATCGGCGGCATTCTGGTCATGCTGTATTACGCCCGCCGCAAGGGCATGGACTTCTACCGCTACGCCGATCTGTGCGTGCCCGGCGTGGCTTTTGGCATCATTGGCGGACGCATCGGCAACATCATGAACGGCACCGACACGGTGGGCCGCGTGACCGGCTGGCCCATCGGCTTCCGCTGGCCGGACAGCGCGCGGGCTTTCCACGACGGCATGTGTGTGCGCAACCCCAACCCGGACATGGACCTCTCGCAGTACTGCCAGCGCATTGGCGATCAGCTGGTCATGACCGCGCCCGTGCACTTTGCGCAGCTGTACGGCGTGATCATCGGCATCATCCTGTCGGTGGCGGCCTACTTCTGGCTGCGCTCGCGCATTCCGGGCTGGGCGTTCTGGCAGTTCTGGCTGTGGTACAGCATTCTGCGCGCGGGCTGGGAAGAAACCTTCCGCCTGAACCCCCTGTCGCCCCGGGCCTACCTGAACCAGGGCCTGGACGCCCCCGGCATCGGCTTTTTCACCGATACGCACCTGATCAGCATTCCCCTGATTCTGGTCAGTATCTGGATGCTGCTGCGCCTGCGCAAGAAGGGCGCCCCCGCCCCGGTGCCCGCGCCCAGCCCGGAAGCCCGAAGCGCCTGA
- the glmU gene encoding bifunctional UDP-N-acetylglucosamine diphosphorylase/glucosamine-1-phosphate N-acetyltransferase GlmU, which translates to MSETSRPLDVVILAAGQGTRMKSTLPKVLHPVAGRPMVAWAVKAAHELGARQVVVVTGHGAEQVEAALAGQPVVFARQAQQLGTGHAFLTGLEALHSHGDADVLVLYGDTPLLRAQTLRDLLADHRARGSAFTVLTGELPDATGYGRILRDEQGAVSRIVEQKDATPEERAVREFNSGVYLMDGRARDLAARITNTNASGEYYLTDLLGLYREQGAAVQAFKLPDPDEVMGANDRLGLADAQRILRARLTEAHMRAGVTIPMPETVYIEDTVQIAQDVTLEPGVVLRGHTRIASGVTVGAYSVLTDAVLHESVMVKPHSVLEGAEVGAGSDVGPFARLRPGTVLAEGVHIGNFVETKNAQLAAGVKAGHLAYLGDVTIGQETNVGAGTIVANFDGVNKHRTQVGAGVFIGSNSTLIAPRVVGDAAFVAAGSALHEDVPEGALAVARGKQRTLEGWSRRYWGGMREKVAQKLPWLSGWLDRGSGQ; encoded by the coding sequence ATGAGCGAGACAAGTCGTCCGTTGGACGTGGTGATTCTGGCGGCGGGGCAGGGCACCCGCATGAAGTCCACGCTGCCCAAGGTGCTGCACCCGGTGGCAGGGCGCCCCATGGTGGCCTGGGCCGTGAAGGCCGCCCACGAGCTGGGGGCGCGGCAGGTGGTCGTCGTGACCGGTCACGGCGCCGAGCAGGTGGAGGCCGCCCTGGCAGGGCAGCCGGTGGTGTTTGCCCGGCAGGCCCAGCAGCTGGGCACCGGCCACGCCTTCCTGACCGGTCTGGAGGCCCTGCATAGCCACGGCGACGCCGACGTGCTGGTGCTGTACGGCGACACGCCGCTGCTGCGTGCCCAGACCCTGCGCGACCTGCTGGCCGACCACCGCGCGCGGGGCAGCGCCTTTACCGTGCTGACCGGTGAACTGCCCGATGCCACCGGCTACGGCCGCATTCTGCGCGACGAGCAGGGCGCCGTATCGCGCATTGTGGAGCAAAAGGATGCCACGCCCGAGGAACGCGCCGTACGCGAATTCAACTCCGGCGTGTACCTGATGGACGGCCGCGCCCGCGACCTCGCCGCGCGCATCACCAACACCAACGCCAGCGGCGAGTATTACCTGACCGACCTGCTGGGCCTGTACCGCGAGCAGGGCGCCGCCGTGCAGGCATTCAAACTCCCGGACCCCGACGAGGTGATGGGCGCCAATGACCGCCTGGGCCTGGCCGATGCCCAGCGCATTCTGCGCGCGCGCCTGACCGAAGCGCACATGCGCGCGGGCGTGACCATTCCCATGCCGGAAACCGTGTACATCGAGGACACGGTGCAGATTGCCCAGGACGTGACCCTCGAACCCGGCGTGGTACTGCGCGGTCACACCCGGATTGCCAGTGGCGTCACGGTTGGGGCTTATAGCGTGCTCACCGACGCGGTGCTGCACGAGAGCGTGATGGTCAAGCCCCACAGCGTGCTGGAAGGCGCCGAGGTGGGCGCGGGCAGCGATGTGGGGCCCTTTGCCCGCCTGCGCCCCGGCACCGTGCTGGCCGAGGGCGTGCACATCGGCAACTTTGTGGAGACCAAGAATGCCCAGCTGGCCGCCGGGGTCAAGGCTGGGCATCTGGCATACCTGGGCGACGTGACCATTGGCCAGGAAACCAACGTGGGCGCCGGGACCATCGTGGCGAACTTTGACGGCGTGAACAAGCACCGCACGCAGGTGGGCGCCGGCGTGTTCATTGGCAGCAATTCCACCCTGATCGCCCCGCGCGTGGTAGGCGACGCGGCTTTTGTGGCCGCCGGCAGCGCCCTGCACGAGGACGTGCCCGAAGGCGCCCTGGCCGTGGCGCGCGGCAAACAGCGCACCCTGGAAGGGTGGTCGCGCCGCTACTGGGGCGGCATGCGCGAGAAGGTGGCCCAGAAGCTCCCGTGGCTGTCCGGGTGGCTGGACCGGGGAAGTGGGCAGTAG
- a CDS encoding MFS transporter: protein MTQLLAPPNGWRTFLWLWGSQALSVIGSAVAGFAFNIYLTQTRFPLAEQKPQLAAALSLTALAWTLAATLSAPLAGAWTDRHDRRRIMLACDFAGAALTFATLGLLLSPAAPLWALVTLAALLGLVSTFHGSAFDASYTSLVPRDRLPRANGLMQTVWSLAGLVGPAAAALLIGVPALLRDAGSGPAWLSGLKDGVPFAYAVDGLTFLVAAAVVWRLSIPSPAPRPRAERPTLAQDMRFGWVFIGQRRPLLALLLTFAVANLCTSNLGVLEPLIAKFGLSADWAARGGTLQGALATLAITQSVGGVLGGILISTWGGLKRQRVLGVLVPMVVSGLAFAAFGASATVLGAAAALLVVGLTLPAMNAHSQSIWQSQVPPEMQGRVFSVRRLIAQFTAPASTALAGALAARYAPGSVAVVAGLVLAAVAALQLLNPVLRRVEDPSLSAHVDPQPSAS, encoded by the coding sequence ATGACCCAACTGCTTGCCCCACCGAACGGCTGGCGCACCTTTCTGTGGCTGTGGGGCTCGCAGGCGCTGAGCGTGATTGGCTCGGCGGTGGCGGGGTTCGCCTTCAATATCTACCTGACCCAGACGCGCTTTCCGCTGGCCGAGCAAAAGCCGCAGCTGGCCGCCGCCCTGTCGCTGACTGCGCTGGCCTGGACCCTGGCGGCGACCCTGAGCGCGCCGCTGGCCGGCGCCTGGACAGACCGGCACGACCGGCGGCGCATCATGCTGGCCTGTGACTTTGCGGGCGCCGCCCTGACCTTCGCCACGCTGGGCCTGCTGCTCTCCCCGGCGGCGCCGCTGTGGGCGCTGGTGACCCTGGCGGCCTTGCTGGGGCTGGTGTCTACCTTTCACGGCTCGGCGTTCGATGCCAGTTACACCAGCCTCGTGCCCCGGGACCGCCTGCCCCGCGCCAACGGCCTGATGCAGACGGTGTGGAGCCTTGCCGGGCTGGTGGGTCCCGCTGCCGCCGCCCTGCTGATTGGCGTGCCGGCCCTGCTGCGTGACGCCGGCAGCGGCCCGGCGTGGCTGAGCGGCTTAAAAGACGGCGTGCCCTTTGCGTATGCGGTGGACGGCCTGACCTTTCTGGTGGCGGCGGCTGTGGTGTGGCGCCTGTCTATTCCTTCGCCCGCGCCACGCCCGCGCGCCGAGCGGCCCACGCTGGCGCAGGACATGCGCTTTGGCTGGGTGTTCATTGGGCAGCGGCGGCCCCTGCTGGCGCTGCTGCTGACCTTTGCGGTGGCCAACCTGTGCACCAGCAACCTAGGGGTCCTGGAACCCCTGATCGCCAAATTCGGCCTGAGCGCCGACTGGGCGGCCCGGGGCGGCACGCTGCAGGGCGCCCTGGCCACACTGGCGATCACCCAGAGCGTGGGCGGCGTGCTGGGCGGCATTCTGATCAGCACCTGGGGCGGCCTGAAGCGGCAGCGGGTGCTGGGCGTGCTGGTGCCGATGGTGGTGTCGGGGCTGGCGTTCGCGGCGTTTGGGGCCAGTGCCACCGTGCTGGGCGCGGCGGCGGCGCTCCTGGTGGTGGGCCTCACGCTGCCAGCCATGAACGCCCACTCCCAGAGCATCTGGCAGTCGCAGGTACCGCCCGAGATGCAAGGCCGGGTGTTTTCCGTGCGCCGCCTGATTGCCCAGTTCACGGCCCCGGCCAGCACGGCCCTGGCGGGTGCGCTGGCCGCCCGCTACGCCCCCGGCAGCGTGGCCGTGGTGGCGGGATTGGTGCTCGCAGCCGTGGCGGCCCTGCAACTGCTGAACCCGGTGCTGCGGCGGGTGGAAGACCCCAGTCTGTCGGCCCATGTGGACCCTCAGCCAAGCGCGTCCTGA
- a CDS encoding GNAT family N-acetyltransferase, with product MLSEPGLTPATEALLMQAMFPDPDRIAAELDRYRQGPRLVLAWAFAGQVVSAVGLEVNGDAATVLHLGTHPDHARQGHARTLLREVARHLNLRTLTAETDDEAAGFYRRCGFAVQAMPSPWPRARYRCEWVA from the coding sequence ATGCTGAGTGAGCCCGGCCTGACCCCTGCCACCGAAGCCCTGCTGATGCAGGCCATGTTTCCTGACCCGGACCGCATTGCGGCGGAACTGGACCGCTACCGGCAAGGTCCCCGTCTGGTCCTGGCCTGGGCCTTTGCCGGGCAGGTCGTCAGTGCCGTGGGCCTGGAGGTCAACGGAGATGCCGCCACGGTTCTGCACCTGGGCACCCACCCGGACCATGCCCGCCAGGGACACGCGCGCACGTTGCTGCGCGAGGTGGCCCGCCACCTGAACCTCCGCACCCTGACGGCCGAAACGGATGACGAGGCCGCCGGGTTCTACCGCCGCTGTGGCTTTGCCGTGCAGGCCATGCCGTCGCCCTGGCCCCGGGCGCGTTACCGCTGCGAGTGGGTGGCCTGA
- the yqeK gene encoding bis(5'-nucleosyl)-tetraphosphatase (symmetrical) YqeK produces the protein MLADLAADVDALLAACGREIIREHVPRVADEAARLARHFGVDPLAARTAALLHDLGGVVPRGDMVALCESLDLPVLAEERQVPLLLHAALSVVIARDRYGVHDPDILQAIRVHTTLHARPTPLDLVVFLADKLEWDQGGVPPYAAELRAALGGGLHAGVQWMLAWLASPESRLLLPHPDLKAAWAAFGLQATHSQR, from the coding sequence ATGTTGGCCGATCTGGCCGCCGATGTGGACGCGCTGCTTGCCGCCTGCGGGCGCGAGATCATCCGTGAACATGTGCCCCGTGTGGCCGACGAGGCAGCGCGTCTGGCCCGGCACTTCGGCGTGGACCCACTGGCCGCCCGCACGGCGGCGCTGCTGCACGACCTCGGCGGGGTTGTCCCCCGTGGAGACATGGTGGCGCTGTGCGAATCGCTGGACCTGCCCGTGTTGGCCGAAGAGCGGCAGGTCCCCCTGTTACTGCACGCCGCCCTGAGCGTGGTCATCGCCCGGGACCGGTATGGCGTGCACGACCCTGACATCTTGCAGGCCATCCGGGTTCATACCACCCTGCATGCACGGCCCACCCCGCTGGACCTCGTGGTGTTTCTGGCCGACAAGCTGGAATGGGACCAGGGCGGGGTGCCGCCCTATGCCGCTGAGCTGCGCGCGGCCCTGGGGGGCGGCCTGCACGCGGGCGTCCAGTGGATGCTGGCGTGGCTGGCCTCGCCCGAGAGCCGCCTGCTGCTGCCGCACCCGGACCTGAAAGCAGCCTGGGCAGCGTTCGGCCTTCAGGCCACCCACTCGCAGCGGTAA
- the rnhA gene encoding ribonuclease HI has product MTKGRPQNAAQKAQAAARDRLPIKAGIQPPAPIQGENVDLYSDGACDTQAGHGGWATILNYKGKELVLSGHEEGTTNNRMELRGLLEGLKVLKRPCQVRVVTDSQYLRKAFTDGWILKWQRNGWKTAGGDPVKNQDLWEELIAQAQTHALTFVWVKGHAGHGENERVDQLAVQERKKLRARG; this is encoded by the coding sequence ATGACCAAGGGCCGTCCCCAGAATGCTGCGCAAAAGGCGCAGGCCGCCGCGCGTGACCGCCTGCCTATCAAGGCAGGCATTCAGCCGCCTGCACCCATTCAGGGCGAGAACGTGGACCTGTACAGCGACGGCGCCTGCGACACCCAGGCTGGCCACGGCGGCTGGGCCACCATCCTGAACTACAAGGGCAAGGAACTGGTGCTCAGCGGCCATGAAGAAGGCACCACCAACAACCGCATGGAGCTGCGCGGCCTGCTGGAAGGCCTGAAGGTCCTGAAACGGCCCTGCCAGGTGCGTGTGGTGACCGACAGCCAGTACCTGCGCAAGGCCTTTACCGACGGCTGGATTCTGAAGTGGCAGCGCAACGGCTGGAAAACGGCAGGCGGCGACCCGGTGAAAAACCAGGACCTGTGGGAAGAACTGATTGCCCAGGCCCAGACCCACGCCCTGACCTTCGTGTGGGTCAAGGGGCACGCGGGCCACGGCGAAAACGAGCGGGTGGACCAGCTGGCTGTGCAAGAGCGCAAGAAATTGCGGGCGCGGGGGTGA
- a CDS encoding DUF4870 domain-containing protein, protein MTRLPALLTEPERTPAIITHLSPLAGLLLPTLGNVLGPLVAWLAFRDRSRALDDQGKEALNFQLSFWLYGLVVSVLAFALFSLGLIGGAVGAAAGTDLGGLAVLGSLSGFFLFFLPVLVVLGLVPFIFMIVAVVRVSAGQPYHYPLTIRFLR, encoded by the coding sequence ATGACCCGCCTGCCCGCCCTCCTGACCGAGCCCGAACGCACGCCCGCGATCATCACGCACCTCTCGCCGCTGGCGGGGCTGCTGCTGCCCACCCTGGGCAACGTGCTGGGGCCACTGGTGGCGTGGCTGGCCTTCCGGGACCGCAGCCGCGCGCTGGACGACCAGGGCAAAGAGGCCCTGAACTTTCAGCTGAGTTTCTGGCTGTACGGGCTGGTGGTCAGCGTGCTGGCCTTTGCACTGTTTAGCCTGGGCCTGATCGGCGGCGCGGTGGGGGCAGCGGCGGGCACCGACCTGGGCGGGCTGGCGGTGCTGGGGTCGCTGAGCGGGTTTTTCCTGTTCTTCCTGCCGGTGCTGGTGGTGCTGGGGCTGGTGCCTTTCATCTTCATGATCGTGGCGGTGGTGCGCGTCAGTGCCGGCCAGCCTTACCACTACCCCCTGACCATTCGCTTCCTCAGATAA
- a CDS encoding PIG-L deacetylase family protein, translated as MRIMAVFAHPDDEIGCIGTLARHAARGDDVMLVWTTLGELASQFGDAPHEEVTRVRREHGAWVAGRIGAAHHFFDMGDSRMTGSRAEALQLARLYARFRPNAILTWSDDHPHPDHRMTAKIAFDAITLARIPKIINEAGGGAAMPPAPDLSGDAAPESGEDLRRLDAWREPVRFYQYYAPASPYPEVFVNVTDTVDVGADVMAYYQAFYGWQWTADQYRAARADLGRLAGVGAAERFNLRASHLRAREYLD; from the coding sequence ATGCGAATCATGGCGGTGTTTGCCCACCCGGACGACGAGATCGGTTGCATTGGCACCCTGGCCCGGCACGCGGCGCGCGGCGACGATGTGATGCTGGTCTGGACCACCCTGGGCGAGCTGGCCAGCCAGTTTGGCGACGCCCCACACGAGGAGGTGACGCGCGTGCGCCGCGAGCACGGTGCCTGGGTCGCCGGGCGCATTGGCGCGGCGCACCATTTCTTCGACATGGGCGATAGCCGCATGACTGGCAGCCGCGCCGAGGCCCTGCAACTGGCCCGCCTGTACGCCCGCTTTCGCCCCAACGCCATCCTCACCTGGAGTGACGACCACCCCCATCCCGACCACCGCATGACCGCCAAGATCGCCTTTGACGCCATCACCCTGGCGCGCATCCCCAAGATCATCAACGAGGCGGGGGGCGGGGCGGCCATGCCCCCAGCGCCGGACCTCAGCGGCGACGCGGCGCCCGAAAGTGGCGAAGACCTGCGCCGCCTGGACGCGTGGCGCGAGCCGGTGCGCTTTTACCAGTACTACGCTCCGGCCAGCCCCTACCCCGAAGTCTTTGTAAACGTCACTGACACCGTGGACGTGGGCGCCGACGTGATGGCCTACTACCAGGCGTTTTACGGCTGGCAGTGGACCGCCGATCAGTACCGCGCCGCCCGCGCCGACCTGGGCCGTCTGGCCGGGGTGGGCGCCGCCGAGCGCTTTAACCTGCGGGCCTCGCACCTGCGCGCGCGCGAGTACCTGGATTGA
- a CDS encoding SRPBCC family protein, with translation MAEPISIKQTIVVRSRPDVLYRLALEPKRRLKWDPNLVQADYEGEGGRLSNNALVRFKFSRRLLGLRFTAKYGQLQAPQRGGWESVRHVGPLEKLTQSWVFRPMPGGTEVTLTVNARVRYKFVKAPVERILHNMVATTLLELQRSVDAQGAQLLEDMGRELQERQKAEKKAAKEAAKAAKRKK, from the coding sequence ATGGCCGAGCCCATCAGCATCAAGCAGACCATCGTCGTCCGGTCGCGTCCGGACGTGCTGTACCGCCTCGCCCTGGAACCCAAGCGGCGCCTGAAGTGGGACCCCAATCTGGTGCAGGCCGACTACGAAGGCGAGGGGGGCCGCCTCAGCAACAACGCCCTGGTGCGCTTTAAGTTCTCGCGCCGCCTGCTGGGGCTGCGCTTTACCGCCAAGTACGGCCAGCTGCAGGCCCCGCAGCGCGGCGGCTGGGAAAGCGTGCGCCATGTAGGGCCTTTGGAGAAACTCACCCAGAGCTGGGTGTTCCGGCCCATGCCCGGCGGCACCGAAGTCACCCTGACGGTGAACGCCCGCGTGCGCTACAAGTTTGTAAAAGCCCCGGTGGAGCGCATTTTGCACAACATGGTGGCCACCACCCTGCTGGAACTGCAGCGCAGCGTGGACGCCCAGGGCGCGCAGCTTCTGGAAGACATGGGCCGCGAACTGCAGGAGCGCCAGAAAGCCGAGAAAAAAGCCGCCAAGGAAGCCGCGAAGGCCGCCAAGCGCAAGAAATAG